One segment of Microbacterium arborescens DNA contains the following:
- a CDS encoding class II 3-deoxy-7-phosphoheptulonate synthase, with the protein MPTLDSLDSWRDLPIKQQPAWNDPDAVAAVSAEIATLPPLVFAGEVDILRERLARAASGEAFLLQGGDCAETFAGATAEKIRNRIKTVLQMAVVLTYGASMPVVKMGRMAGQFAKPRSSDTETRGDVTLPAYRGDIVNGYDFTAASRQPDPARLLKGYHTAASTLNLIRAFTQGGFADLREVHSWNKGFASNPANARYEGLAGEIDRAIKFMEAAGANFDELRGVEFYTGHEGLLMDYERPMTRIDSRTNTPYNTSSHFLWIGERTRELDGAHVDYFSKIRNPIGVKLGPTTSTDTALALIDKLDPEREPGRLTFITRMGAGKIRDALPPLLEAVKDSGATPLWVTDPMHGNGITTPTGYKTRRFDDVVDEVRGFFEAHRAVGTFPGGIHVELTGDDVTECLGGSEMIDEATLATRYESLCDPRLNHMQSLELAFLVAEELEKR; encoded by the coding sequence GTGCCTACGCTGGATTCACTCGACTCGTGGCGCGATCTTCCCATCAAGCAGCAGCCGGCGTGGAACGACCCCGACGCCGTCGCTGCGGTGTCGGCTGAGATCGCGACGCTTCCGCCCCTCGTCTTCGCCGGAGAGGTGGACATCCTCCGCGAGCGCCTCGCGCGCGCGGCATCCGGAGAAGCCTTCCTGCTGCAGGGCGGTGACTGCGCCGAGACGTTCGCCGGCGCGACCGCGGAGAAGATCCGCAACCGCATCAAGACCGTGCTGCAGATGGCGGTCGTGTTGACCTATGGCGCCTCGATGCCCGTCGTGAAGATGGGGCGCATGGCCGGCCAGTTCGCCAAGCCGCGCTCGAGCGACACCGAGACGCGCGGCGATGTCACGCTGCCCGCCTACCGCGGCGACATCGTCAACGGCTACGACTTCACGGCGGCCTCGCGCCAGCCCGACCCCGCACGGCTGCTCAAGGGCTACCACACGGCTGCGTCGACACTGAATCTCATCCGCGCGTTCACGCAGGGTGGGTTCGCCGACCTGCGCGAGGTGCACTCGTGGAACAAGGGCTTCGCGTCGAACCCGGCCAACGCGCGCTACGAGGGACTCGCGGGCGAGATCGACCGCGCCATCAAGTTCATGGAAGCGGCCGGCGCCAACTTCGACGAGCTGCGCGGCGTGGAGTTCTACACGGGCCACGAGGGCCTGCTGATGGACTACGAGCGTCCGATGACGCGCATCGACTCGCGGACGAACACCCCGTACAACACGTCGTCGCACTTCCTCTGGATCGGCGAGCGCACCCGCGAGCTCGATGGCGCCCACGTCGACTACTTCTCGAAGATCCGCAACCCGATCGGCGTGAAGCTCGGCCCCACGACGTCGACCGACACCGCGCTGGCGCTGATCGACAAGCTCGACCCCGAGCGCGAGCCGGGTCGTCTCACCTTCATCACGCGTATGGGTGCGGGCAAGATCCGCGACGCGCTGCCGCCGCTGCTCGAGGCCGTGAAGGACTCCGGCGCGACGCCGCTGTGGGTCACCGATCCCATGCACGGCAACGGCATCACGACGCCGACCGGCTACAAGACGCGTCGCTTCGACGACGTCGTCGACGAGGTCCGCGGGTTCTTCGAAGCGCACCGCGCGGTCGGCACCTTCCCCGGCGGCATCCACGTCGAGCTCACCGGTGACGACGTCACCGAGTGCCTCGGCGGCTCCGAGATGATCGACGAGGCGACACTGGCCACGCGCTACGAGAGCCTGTGCGACCCGAGACTGAACCACATGCAGAGCCTCGAGCTCGCCTTCCTGGTCGCCGAGGAGCTCGAGAAGCGCTGA
- the rsmH gene encoding 16S rRNA (cytosine(1402)-N(4))-methyltransferase RsmH translates to MTNDDIHTPVLLDRCVELLAPALQREGAVVVDATEGMGGHSEALLEKFPDVRLVGLDRDTDALRIAGERLARFGDRVDLVHTVYDGIREALDSLGIRRVDGILFDLGVSSLQLDEADRGFAYAQDAPLDMRMDQTAGTTAAEILATYSEGNLRRIFERYGEEKLAGRYARAIIEARGRAPLTRSGELVDVLIAATPMAVQRDRSGHPAKRVFQALRIEVNAELAVLERALPAALDALAVGGRIVVMSYQSLEDRAVKRVLAEASSSTAPSGLPVELPEHAPRFRLLVRGAELASEEERERNPRATPVRLRAAERMREAS, encoded by the coding sequence ATGACGAACGACGACATCCACACCCCCGTTCTGCTCGACCGCTGCGTCGAGCTGCTCGCTCCCGCGCTCCAGCGCGAGGGCGCCGTCGTCGTCGACGCGACCGAAGGCATGGGCGGTCACTCGGAGGCTCTGCTCGAGAAGTTCCCCGACGTGCGGCTGGTCGGCCTCGACCGTGACACCGACGCTCTGCGCATCGCGGGAGAGCGGCTGGCACGGTTCGGCGATCGCGTCGACCTCGTGCACACCGTCTACGACGGCATCCGCGAGGCCCTCGACTCGCTCGGCATCCGCCGTGTCGACGGCATCCTCTTCGACCTGGGCGTGTCGTCGCTGCAGCTCGACGAGGCCGACCGCGGATTCGCATACGCGCAGGACGCGCCCCTCGACATGCGGATGGACCAGACGGCGGGTACGACCGCGGCGGAGATCCTCGCGACCTACAGCGAGGGCAACCTGCGCCGCATCTTCGAGCGCTACGGCGAGGAGAAGCTGGCCGGGCGGTATGCGCGGGCGATCATCGAAGCGCGCGGCCGAGCTCCGCTGACCCGTTCCGGCGAGCTCGTCGATGTCCTCATCGCCGCGACCCCGATGGCCGTCCAGCGCGATCGTTCGGGGCATCCCGCGAAGCGCGTCTTCCAGGCGCTGCGCATCGAAGTCAACGCCGAGCTCGCCGTGCTCGAACGCGCTCTGCCCGCCGCGCTCGATGCGCTGGCCGTCGGCGGGCGCATCGTCGTCATGTCGTACCAGTCGCTCGAAGACCGCGCGGTCAAGCGCGTGCTGGCCGAGGCCTCGTCCTCGACCGCGCCGAGCGGCCTGCCCGTCGAGCTCCCCGAACACGCGCCGCGGTTCCGGCTGCTGGTGCGCGGCGCGGAACTGGCGTCCGAGGAAGAACGTGAACGCAATCCCCGCGCGACGCCGGTCCGGCTGCGTGCGGCGGAACGGATGAGGGAGGCCTCGTGA
- a CDS encoding DUF3040 domain-containing protein — protein sequence MPLSEQEQRLLDEMERHLMRNEADVVSAPREGQSLSYRNIVYGAVLVLLGLGGLIAGVSSSIIAIGVVAFLVMVGGVVLALTPSRNAAASRPAATAGTRKPTARSSSFMDRMNDRWDRRNGER from the coding sequence ATGCCACTGTCAGAACAGGAGCAGCGGCTGCTCGACGAGATGGAACGCCATCTCATGCGCAATGAAGCAGACGTCGTCAGTGCTCCGCGCGAAGGTCAGTCCCTCAGCTACCGCAACATCGTCTACGGTGCGGTCCTCGTCCTCCTCGGTCTCGGCGGTCTGATCGCCGGCGTCTCGAGCAGCATCATCGCGATCGGCGTCGTCGCCTTCCTCGTGATGGTCGGGGGTGTCGTGCTGGCGCTGACCCCCTCTCGGAACGCCGCCGCGAGCCGGCCGGCGGCCACGGCCGGCACCCGCAAGCCGACCGCCCGCTCCTCGAGTTTCATGGACCGGATGAACGACCGATGGGACCGCCGCAACGGCGAACGCTGA
- a CDS encoding polyprenyl synthetase family protein, giving the protein MTSSADPISTVSQRLERFALDRRAEVADLGAEAADFVDRALTAVAGGKRLRARFLSAGHAAAGAPSGDADIAGVAASLEIFHAAALVHDDLVDNSDTRRGRPAAHRALEEAHRRSGWLGDADAFGRAAAILLGDLLIAWSDDLLEDALDGHPRAADVRRQYATMRRDVTVGQYLDVAEEAAWATAPDGEHAARALRVASYKSARYSVQQPLLIGAALGGATAAQRETLADFGHAVGLAFQLRDDVLGVFGDSSVTGKPSGDDLREGKRTVLIAYAREAMDDAGRSDLDAALGDRTLDEATIARLQKVIRESGAVERLEGEIDRLSTAADTALENAPIGAAEVALLREIADAAIRRSA; this is encoded by the coding sequence GTGACGAGCTCCGCCGACCCGATCTCGACCGTTTCCCAGCGACTGGAAAGATTCGCGTTGGATCGGCGGGCCGAGGTCGCCGATCTCGGGGCTGAAGCGGCCGATTTCGTCGACCGCGCCCTCACCGCCGTCGCCGGCGGCAAAAGGCTGCGCGCCCGCTTCCTGTCGGCAGGACACGCGGCGGCCGGCGCCCCGTCCGGCGACGCCGACATCGCCGGCGTCGCCGCGTCGCTCGAGATCTTCCACGCCGCTGCACTGGTGCACGACGACCTCGTCGACAACTCCGACACCCGGCGGGGCCGCCCCGCCGCGCATCGGGCTCTCGAAGAAGCGCACCGTCGATCGGGCTGGCTGGGCGATGCCGACGCCTTCGGACGCGCCGCGGCGATCCTGCTCGGCGACCTGCTCATCGCCTGGAGCGATGACCTCCTCGAAGACGCCCTCGACGGGCACCCGCGCGCGGCCGATGTGCGCCGCCAGTACGCGACGATGCGCCGCGACGTGACCGTCGGGCAGTACCTCGATGTCGCGGAGGAAGCCGCGTGGGCGACGGCACCCGACGGGGAACACGCCGCGCGCGCCCTCCGCGTCGCGTCGTACAAGTCGGCCCGCTACAGCGTGCAGCAGCCGCTGCTGATCGGCGCCGCGCTCGGCGGCGCCACCGCGGCTCAGCGCGAGACCCTCGCAGACTTCGGTCACGCCGTCGGGCTCGCCTTCCAGCTGCGAGACGACGTGCTCGGCGTCTTCGGCGACTCTTCGGTGACGGGCAAGCCGTCCGGAGACGACCTTCGCGAGGGCAAGCGCACGGTCCTCATCGCTTATGCCCGTGAGGCGATGGACGACGCCGGCCGGTCCGACCTCGATGCCGCGCTCGGCGACCGGACCCTCGATGAGGCGACCATCGCTCGGCTGCAGAAGGTCATCCGAGAAAGCGGCGCCGTCGAGCGCCTCGAAGGCGAGATCGATCGCCTCTCTACGGCCGCGGACACGGCACTCGAGAACGCCCCGATCGGGGCTGCCGAGGTGGCCCTCCTGCGCGAGATCGCCGACGCCGCCATCCGACGCTCCGCCTGA
- a CDS encoding ROK family protein: MLNIGIDIGGTKIAGGVVSADGTIVDRIRVDTPADTDALADAVADMVRHFRASHEVTAVGVAAAGFLDRTRSIMRHAPNIDWVEHPLRAELEARVGVAVVLENDANAAGWAEYRFGAGRGSSNMVMLTLGTGVGGAVIIDGQLLIGGRGAAGELGHVRFERGGRRCGCGLQGCLEQYASGRALQREAIAIADDPGLGSGLAQVRDEQGSIPGDAISRLILADDPGALEALHRVATALGETTGGFQATLDPEIFVIGGGVAQLGETLLAPVRAAYRAALPGGENAAPADFAIATLGNDAGLIGVADLAGGR; this comes from the coding sequence GTGCTCAACATCGGCATCGACATCGGCGGAACCAAGATCGCCGGAGGTGTCGTCTCCGCCGACGGGACGATCGTCGACCGCATCCGCGTCGACACCCCCGCCGACACCGACGCGCTGGCCGACGCCGTCGCCGACATGGTGCGGCACTTCCGGGCATCCCACGAGGTGACCGCCGTCGGTGTCGCCGCCGCCGGCTTCCTCGACCGCACGCGGTCGATCATGCGGCACGCGCCCAACATCGACTGGGTCGAGCATCCGCTGCGCGCCGAGCTCGAAGCGCGTGTCGGCGTCGCCGTCGTGCTCGAGAACGACGCGAACGCCGCCGGCTGGGCCGAGTACCGCTTCGGCGCCGGTCGCGGCAGCTCGAACATGGTCATGCTCACCCTCGGCACCGGCGTCGGGGGAGCGGTCATCATCGACGGGCAGCTCCTCATCGGCGGTCGCGGGGCGGCGGGCGAGCTGGGTCACGTGCGCTTCGAGCGCGGCGGACGCCGGTGCGGCTGCGGACTGCAGGGATGCCTCGAGCAGTACGCGTCGGGACGAGCGCTGCAGCGCGAGGCGATCGCCATCGCCGACGATCCCGGGCTCGGCTCCGGGCTTGCTCAGGTGCGCGACGAGCAGGGCTCGATCCCCGGCGACGCGATCTCCCGGCTGATCCTCGCGGACGACCCGGGCGCGCTCGAGGCGCTCCACCGGGTCGCGACGGCTCTGGGAGAGACCACGGGCGGATTCCAGGCCACGCTCGACCCCGAGATCTTCGTCATCGGCGGCGGCGTCGCGCAGCTGGGTGAGACGTTGCTCGCGCCGGTCCGGGCGGCCTATCGCGCAGCCCTTCCGGGCGGCGAGAACGCCGCGCCCGCCGATTTCGCCATCGCCACCCTCGGCAACGATGCCGGCTTGATCGGCGTGGCCGATCTCGCCGGGGGGCGGTGA
- the mraZ gene encoding division/cell wall cluster transcriptional repressor MraZ — MLLGTHTPKLDEKGRVILPAKFRDDLGPGVVVTRGQERCLYVFSTVEFERVYERIREAPLTNKQARDFQRMFLSGASAEKPDSQNRITVPPHLRTYAGLGRELVMTGVGAHAEIWDADAWNAYAAGNEDAYSDMEQEVIPGLF, encoded by the coding sequence ATGCTTCTCGGCACGCACACCCCCAAGCTCGACGAGAAGGGCCGCGTCATCCTCCCCGCCAAATTCCGCGACGACCTCGGCCCTGGTGTCGTCGTCACGCGCGGCCAGGAGCGGTGCCTCTACGTCTTCAGCACGGTCGAGTTCGAGCGCGTCTACGAGCGGATCCGCGAAGCGCCCCTGACGAACAAGCAGGCGCGCGACTTCCAGCGCATGTTCCTCTCGGGCGCGAGCGCGGAGAAGCCCGACAGCCAGAACCGCATCACGGTGCCGCCGCACCTGCGCACCTATGCCGGTCTCGGCCGAGAGCTGGTCATGACCGGCGTCGGCGCACACGCCGAGATCTGGGACGCCGATGCCTGGAACGCCTACGCCGCCGGCAACGAAGACGCGTACTCCGACATGGAGCAGGAGGTGATCCCGGGACTCTTCTGA
- a CDS encoding Rv2175c family DNA-binding protein, translated as MSTADYPVVPLSWLTLPDVVDLTGETLSRVRRLLDENHLIGSRRDGTFRIPEAFFLDGAPLSSLRGTITVLHDVGFSDDEAIDWLFAIEESIGAAPIAALRAGRKAEVRRVAQTLA; from the coding sequence GTGAGCACTGCCGATTACCCCGTCGTTCCCCTGTCCTGGCTGACGCTGCCCGATGTGGTCGACCTCACGGGTGAGACGCTCAGCCGCGTCCGCCGGCTGCTGGATGAGAATCACCTCATCGGGTCGCGCCGCGACGGCACGTTCCGCATTCCCGAGGCGTTCTTCCTCGACGGTGCACCGCTCTCGTCGCTGCGCGGCACCATCACCGTGCTGCACGACGTCGGGTTCTCGGATGACGAGGCGATTGACTGGCTGTTCGCGATCGAGGAATCGATCGGAGCGGCTCCGATCGCGGCTCTGCGTGCGGGGCGCAAGGCGGAGGTCCGACGGGTCGCTCAGACTCTCGCCTGA
- the pknB gene encoding Stk1 family PASTA domain-containing Ser/Thr kinase, with product MSMSQQTDPLIGRLVDQRYRVRARIARGGMATVYVATDLRLERRVALKVMHGHLSDDSVFQSRFIQEARSAARLADPHVVNVFDQGQDGEMAYLVMEYLPGITLRELLREQKRLTIPQTITIMDAILSGLAAAHRAGIVHRDVKPENVLLAEDGRIKIGDFGLARATTANTATGQMLLGTIAYLAPELVTRGTADARSDIYALGIMLYEMLAGEQPYKGEQPMQIAYQHATDSVPRPSAKNPGVPEQLDELVLWATEREPDERPLDARVMLDRLREIERELGVFPQVVRTAPSGAPAVVIDDDGEGSGELTKVMPGTFTAPPVTTDVDNATRLRRLARRNRAKGAWLVTIVLLLAALAGGTGWWFGSGPGSLVAVPDVRGETFAEAQAAIAAQGLLAEESGENSLDVATGLTIRTDPAPGTRLDREATVTVVISRGPAEVSIPALSGQTEQAAREILRQNIVAVSDDPEAEFDPDVAEGTVIRASGTPAGGGDAIDCSNGCTLRQGDSAALLVSRGAVPDVSGQSVNRATAMLTDVGLEVSSDTRSEASERIAKGDVIGIADRGEEGNWRPGETVTLIVSSGPPLFEVPSVVGQTRDAAAQTLRDAGFDVSFSALWNIWPDGLTKVTAQDPTGGSKHVRGTTITLQITATG from the coding sequence GTGAGCATGAGCCAGCAGACCGACCCGCTGATCGGCCGACTGGTCGACCAGCGGTATCGCGTCCGCGCTCGCATCGCCCGCGGCGGCATGGCGACGGTGTACGTCGCGACCGACCTCAGACTCGAGCGCCGCGTCGCTCTCAAGGTCATGCACGGGCACCTCTCCGACGACTCCGTGTTCCAGAGCCGCTTCATCCAGGAAGCCCGCTCCGCAGCGCGGCTCGCCGACCCCCACGTCGTCAACGTGTTCGACCAGGGCCAGGACGGCGAGATGGCCTACCTGGTGATGGAGTATCTGCCGGGCATCACGCTGCGCGAGCTGCTGCGCGAGCAGAAGCGCCTGACCATCCCGCAGACGATCACGATCATGGACGCGATCCTCTCCGGTCTCGCCGCCGCGCACCGGGCGGGGATCGTCCATCGCGACGTCAAGCCCGAGAACGTGCTGCTGGCCGAGGACGGGCGCATCAAGATCGGCGACTTCGGCCTCGCCCGCGCGACGACCGCGAACACCGCGACAGGTCAGATGCTCCTCGGCACCATCGCCTACCTCGCTCCCGAACTGGTCACCCGAGGCACCGCCGACGCGCGCAGCGACATCTACGCCCTCGGCATCATGCTCTACGAGATGCTCGCGGGCGAACAGCCCTACAAGGGCGAGCAGCCGATGCAGATCGCCTACCAGCATGCGACCGACTCGGTGCCGCGACCGAGCGCGAAGAACCCCGGAGTGCCCGAGCAGCTCGACGAGCTGGTGCTGTGGGCGACCGAGCGCGAGCCCGACGAGCGTCCCCTCGACGCCCGGGTCATGCTCGACCGGCTGCGCGAGATCGAGCGCGAGCTGGGTGTCTTCCCGCAGGTGGTGCGCACAGCACCGTCCGGCGCCCCGGCGGTCGTCATCGACGATGACGGCGAGGGCTCGGGCGAGCTCACCAAGGTGATGCCCGGCACGTTCACCGCGCCGCCGGTGACCACCGATGTCGACAACGCGACACGACTGCGGCGACTCGCCCGACGCAATCGCGCGAAGGGCGCCTGGCTCGTCACGATCGTCCTCCTGCTGGCGGCTCTCGCCGGCGGGACGGGGTGGTGGTTCGGATCGGGTCCCGGCTCGCTGGTCGCCGTTCCGGACGTGCGCGGCGAGACGTTCGCCGAGGCTCAGGCCGCGATCGCAGCCCAGGGGCTGCTGGCCGAGGAGTCCGGCGAGAACAGCCTCGACGTCGCTACGGGTCTCACCATCCGCACCGACCCCGCCCCGGGCACCCGGCTCGATCGCGAGGCGACCGTGACCGTGGTCATCTCGCGCGGACCGGCCGAAGTGTCGATTCCCGCCCTCTCGGGTCAGACCGAACAGGCGGCGCGCGAGATCCTGCGGCAGAACATCGTGGCCGTGTCCGACGACCCGGAGGCGGAATTCGATCCGGATGTCGCCGAGGGCACCGTCATCCGCGCGTCCGGCACCCCGGCCGGGGGCGGCGACGCCATCGACTGCTCGAACGGCTGCACGCTCCGCCAGGGCGACTCGGCGGCCCTGCTGGTCTCGCGCGGCGCCGTGCCCGATGTCTCGGGCCAGAGCGTCAACCGCGCGACCGCCATGCTCACCGACGTCGGCCTCGAGGTCTCGAGTGACACCCGCAGCGAGGCGAGCGAGCGCATCGCCAAGGGCGACGTGATCGGCATCGCAGACCGCGGCGAGGAGGGCAACTGGCGGCCGGGCGAGACCGTGACCCTCATCGTCTCGAGCGGTCCCCCGCTGTTCGAGGTGCCGAGCGTCGTCGGGCAGACCCGCGATGCGGCCGCGCAGACGCTGCGCGACGCGGGCTTCGACGTCAGCTTCTCGGCCCTGTGGAACATCTGGCCCGACGGATTGACCAAGGTCACCGCGCAGGATCCCACCGGCGGGAGCAAGCACGTGCGCGGCACCACCATCACCCTGCAGATCACCGCCACCGGCTGA
- a CDS encoding LysM peptidoglycan-binding domain-containing protein, producing MRRDSISPPHPPRPRLRGMVAPAVVGSIALSLTAQPAAATPTVETAHRDGAPGATLRSAVPGAASARPLAARPAEHTVVLGDTISRIASAYGLRTVDLLAWNGLDWSSVIRPGDRIRLSAEAGASAAVAPAPQVAPAGTTHTVSTGETPWSIAQAHGIGVGALLAANGLGDGAVIFPGQTLAVPSAAGATAMPAPAAVSQATPIAAATHTVAAGDTLSAIAAANGLGLDALLAANGLDRSSIIYPGQALVIPGAAATPAVATSALVDLGLDAEQIENARLIIQVGRERGVPDRGIAIALATAMVESWIRNLDWGDRDSLGLFQQRPSTGWGTPDQVRDPSRSIATFYGGAADPNGTATRGLLDIPGWENLPFTDAAQAVQISAYPDRYGEWEQQAYRWLAVLG from the coding sequence GTGCGCCGCGACTCGATCTCTCCCCCGCACCCACCGCGACCCCGCCTGCGCGGCATGGTCGCGCCCGCCGTCGTGGGCTCGATCGCGCTGAGCCTGACGGCGCAGCCCGCCGCCGCCACCCCCACGGTCGAGACGGCCCATCGGGATGGCGCGCCCGGGGCGACGTTGCGTTCGGCTGTGCCCGGTGCCGCCTCCGCGCGTCCGCTCGCGGCTCGACCGGCCGAGCACACGGTCGTGCTCGGCGACACGATCAGCCGGATCGCATCCGCCTATGGGCTCCGTACGGTCGACCTCCTCGCATGGAACGGTCTGGACTGGTCATCCGTCATCCGTCCCGGAGACCGGATCCGGCTGAGCGCCGAGGCGGGCGCGTCCGCCGCGGTCGCTCCCGCCCCGCAGGTCGCGCCCGCCGGAACCACCCACACCGTCTCGACCGGCGAAACGCCCTGGTCGATCGCTCAGGCCCACGGCATCGGGGTCGGCGCCCTGCTCGCCGCGAACGGGCTCGGGGACGGAGCGGTGATCTTCCCCGGCCAGACCCTCGCGGTCCCCTCGGCCGCCGGCGCGACGGCGATGCCCGCCCCCGCGGCCGTCTCTCAGGCGACCCCGATCGCCGCCGCGACTCACACCGTGGCCGCCGGCGACACGCTGTCGGCGATCGCCGCCGCGAACGGCCTGGGCCTGGACGCCCTGCTCGCCGCGAACGGGCTCGACCGCTCGTCGATCATCTACCCGGGACAAGCGCTCGTGATACCAGGCGCCGCGGCGACTCCGGCTGTCGCGACGTCCGCGCTGGTCGACCTCGGCCTCGACGCGGAGCAGATCGAGAACGCCCGACTCATCATCCAGGTCGGTCGGGAACGCGGCGTCCCCGACCGCGGCATCGCCATCGCTCTGGCGACGGCGATGGTCGAGTCGTGGATCCGCAACCTCGACTGGGGTGACCGCGACTCGCTCGGACTCTTCCAACAGCGCCCGAGCACCGGATGGGGCACTCCCGACCAGGTCCGCGACCCCTCGCGGTCGATCGCGACCTTCTACGGCGGCGCCGCCGACCCCAACGGCACCGCAACCCGCGGGCTGCTCGACATCCCGGGCTGGGAGAACCTCCCGTTCACCGACGCCGCGCAAGCCGTGCAGATCTCCGCTTACCCCGATCGGTACGGCGAGTGGGAGCAGCAGGCTTACCGCTGGCTCGCAGTGCTCGGCTGA
- a CDS encoding lysophospholipid acyltransferase family protein, translating into MFYWLMKYIFIGPVVKAIFRPWIVGRRNVPATGAAIFASNHLSVSDSIFLPLMIDRPMSFLAKSDYFTGTGLKGWATRVFMKATGQIAIDRTGGKASEASLNTGLQVLGRGDLLGIYPEGTRSPDGKLYRGRTGLARMALEARVPVIPVVMVDTDAVMPIGRSIPRVGRVGMVIGEPLDFSRFQGMEGDRYVLRSVTDEIMVALQRLGEQEYEDVYASSVKERAAQQQA; encoded by the coding sequence GTGTTCTACTGGCTGATGAAGTACATCTTCATCGGACCCGTGGTGAAGGCGATCTTCCGGCCCTGGATCGTCGGTCGGCGGAACGTGCCCGCGACCGGCGCGGCGATCTTCGCCAGCAACCACCTGTCGGTGAGCGACTCGATCTTCCTGCCGCTCATGATCGACCGGCCCATGTCGTTCCTCGCCAAGAGCGACTACTTCACGGGTACGGGCCTCAAAGGCTGGGCGACCCGGGTGTTCATGAAGGCGACCGGTCAGATCGCGATCGATCGGACCGGGGGCAAGGCATCCGAGGCCTCGCTCAACACCGGACTGCAGGTCCTCGGCCGCGGTGACCTGCTCGGGATCTACCCCGAGGGCACACGCAGTCCCGACGGCAAGCTCTACCGCGGGCGCACGGGGCTGGCGCGCATGGCGCTGGAGGCCCGTGTGCCGGTCATCCCCGTGGTGATGGTCGACACCGACGCGGTCATGCCCATCGGGCGCAGCATCCCCCGCGTTGGGCGCGTGGGAATGGTCATCGGCGAGCCGCTCGATTTCTCGCGCTTCCAGGGGATGGAAGGGGATCGCTACGTGCTGCGCTCGGTGACCGACGAGATCATGGTCGCGCTGCAGCGTCTGGGCGAGCAGGAGTACGAAGACGTCTACGCCTCGTCGGTCAAGGAGCGTGCGGCGCAGCAGCAGGCCTGA